TGTACTCAAGGCGGTGCAGCCATGAAGCGGTTGTTGCTGGTGTTGCTTGTGCTGTTGCTCGGCTGGATCGGGTACGAGCGCGAAAATGTGTGGGCCTTCCCCGACATCATCAGTGCCTATACCGCCAAGGAATATTGTTCGTGTCGATACGTGATGAACAACGAGGCCGAGTATTGCCGGGGCTATGTGAAACAGTGGCTGCCGACCAGTCGTTTTGCCGATGACTCTGCCAGCAAAACCATCACCGTCAGCGGCATGGACCGCAGCAACAGTGCGCAATGGTTGAGCGAGCGCCAAGGCTGTCGTCTCAACCCCTGAAAATACCCGATCTCCCTGCAAATAAAGACACCTGTGGGAGCTGGCTTGCCAGCGATGGCGGTGTGTCAGTCACCGTCAAATTCGCCTGTGCCGACCCTATCGCTGGCAAGCCAGCTCCCACAGGGTATGGGTAGACCACAAGACCTGGTGTGAACCTTTGAAGCTCAGGTTCCACCCTGCGGAACCACATTCGATTGTCCTCGCGCGCATCTCGCGGTTATCTGGCGGTGAGCACGACCTGCCTTTTACGTGTCGTGAAATCTGACCGAACAAAAAGACCGGGAACACCCGCGCGAGGAGAACCGTCATGCCCCGACATCAGCACATCCAGGCCTGGCTCAACGATGTGGCGAGCGACCTGCACGCCACCCGCCAGGACATTCACGCTCACCCCGAACTCGGCTTCGAGGAAAGCCGCACCTCGGCGCTGGTCGCCCAATCACTTGAAGACTGGGGTTATGAAGTCCATACGGGCATCGGCAAGACCGGCGTGGTCGGCGTGCTGCGCAATGGCAGCAGCTCGCGCAGACTCGGCCTGCGCGCCGACATGGACGCCTTGCCGATCATCGAAAACACCGGCGTCGCCTACAGCAGCCAGCATCAGGGCTGCATGCACGCCTGCGGTCACGACGGCCACACCGCGATGCTCCTCGGCGCCGCGCGGTATCTGGCCGCGACCCGCCAGTTCGACGGCACCCTCACGCTGATTTTCCAGCCCGCCGAAGAAGGCCAGGGCGGCGCCGAAGCGATGCTCGCCGATGGCCTGCTCGAACGCTTCCCCTGCGATGCGCTGTTCGGCATGCAC
The sequence above is drawn from the Pseudomonas sp. FP2196 genome and encodes:
- a CDS encoding amidase gives rise to the protein MKRLLLVLLVLLLGWIGYERENVWAFPDIISAYTAKEYCSCRYVMNNEAEYCRGYVKQWLPTSRFADDSASKTITVSGMDRSNSAQWLSERQGCRLNP